CTGGGCTTGCGTGCCCCAGCGGCACCTAGGCCGCGTCGTTCGCGGCACGGGAGTCAGAGACTCCCCTCCATGTTGCGGCACGAGTCGCGCCCTGCGCGCTAAGACTCGCGCCAGTAATTAAAAACCACCTAGGCGTCGCAGCTGGCGTGCGTGCAGGCGCCAGGCTCGATTTGCACCGTAATGTGGCCGATGTTGAACTCGTCTTGCAACTGATGCTGCAGGTGGTGCAGGAACTGGCTGTCGGTGCCGCTGGGGCGCACGAGGTGGGCGGTAAGGGCGGTGTCGCTGGTGCTGAGGGGCCAGATGTGCAGGTCGTGCACATCGGTTACGCCGGGCTGGGCCAGCAAAAACTGCCGCACCGCTACCGGGTCGATGCCGTGCGGTACGGCCTGCAGGCTTAGTTGCACGGTTTCGCGCAGCAAGCCCCACGAGCCCACGGCCACTACCCCCAGGATGATGAAGCTGATAGCCGGATCGAGCCACAGCCAGCCCGTGTAGTACACCAGCGCGCCGCCCACTACCACGCCCATCGACACCAGTGCATCGGTGAGCATGTGCAGGTAAGCGCCCCGGATGTTGGCATCGCCCTGGTGCCCGCGGCTGAACAGCCACGCCGTAAAGCCGTTGATGATAATGCCCAAGCCGGCCAGCAGCATCACCACGGGCGCATTCACGGGCTCGGGGTGGCGCAGGTGGTCGATGGTATCCCACAAAATAGCACCTAGGGCCACGTACAGCAACGCCGCATTCAGCAAGGCTGCCTGGATGGAAGCACTCTTCAGGCCGTAGGTATAGCGCTTGGTGGTGGGCTGCTTACCCAGGCGGGTGGCACCCCAGGCCAGGGCCAAGCTGAGCACGTCGGAAAGATTGTGGCCGGCATCGGAAAGCAGCGCCGAGGAGTTGGCCCACCAGCCACCGGCAGCTTCGGCGGCCACAAACAGCAAATTCAGCCCAATGCCCCAGCCAAACGCCTTGCCGAAGTTGGCCGGCGCGTGATGATGGTGGTGCCCGTGGTGGTCGGCGGGGCCGTGCGAATGGTGGTGGTGTACCATGGCCGTAAAAGTACGGCCGGCGCTACCAGGCCGGCCGTACGAAATTTCAACCGCAACCGTGCGGAATTAGTTGAATTGCAGTGGTACCACGAGCCTGAAACTTACGTTGCGGCCCATGTTGAACACGCCCGTGCGGCCGGTGGCGTTGTTTACGGCCGTGTACTTCAGGCGGCTGAGGTGGTGCTGGTACGCCACGTCGAAGAGGTTATTCACGCCCACCATCAGCGTAGCCACGGTGCGGCCCTTGCCGTTGGTTACATCGGTGCCGGCCCCTAGGTTAACCAAGGTGTAGCTGGGAGTAGGCGTTTCGGTTTCGAAAGCCGAGAAGATGCGGTTTTGGGCAAAGTTGTGCTCCACGCCGGCGCGGGCGTACACGTTGGCCACGCGGCTGATGGCGCCCACTTTGCGGAAGTTCACGCGCAGCTCCGACTGCAGCCTATCGGCGGGCGTAAAGGGCAGCCACCGCTCGCCCTCGGCTTGGCCCAGGCGGCGGGCGCGCACCATCGAGAAGGAGTTTTCAAAGTGCAGCCAATCGAGCGGGTGCGGGTGCAGGTCGATGCTGACTTCGCCGCCGTAGAGGTTGGCTTTGCCTTGCCCGTACACAAACACCCGGAACTCCTTGCCGTCCTCGGTCAGCAACGAGTCCTGGCCGGCGGCGTTGCCGATGCGGCGCGGGAAGATGAAGTTGCGGATGCGGTTGTCGAACGCATCGACGCTCAGCGTAACGTGGTCGGTGTTCAGGCTGAAGCCTAGGTCGAGCTGCCGGCTGGTTTCGGCCTTCAGGTTCGGGTCGCCGATTTCGTAGCGGGTGGTGCCCTCGTGCACGCCGTTGGAGGCCAGCTCGGCAATGTTGGGCGCCCGAAAGCCGCGCGAAAGATTGGCTTTCAGTACCAATTGCTCGGTGGCGCTAAACGCCCCGCCCACGCTGCCCGACCAGTTGCGGTAGGTGTTGTCAAAAGCCTGAAACTTAGCTTCGGCATTGGGCGCATCGGGCGTGGTGGGCTGTCCGAAGGCGTTGAGCCACAAGGCGTCGCCGGTGATGTGCCGCTCGTCGTAGCGCAGGCCGCCGCTCAGGTCGAGCTTACCTAGGGTGCGCTTGGTTACGCCAAACACCCCGCCGTCGAACAGGCGATAGGCCGGTATCAAAAACTCCTCGCCCAGGTTCTGGTTTTCCTGGCGCATGCCGCTTACGCCCACGGTGGTATTCCAGCCGGCTAGCTCGGGCAAAAAGTAGCGGGCGGCGTAGTCGAGGGTGCGCAGCTGAAAGTACAGCGAAGGCTCGTTGGGCGCCAGCACCTCGCCAAACTCGCGGCGCAGGTTTTGCTGCCAGCCCACGTTTAGGGTAAGCCGCGACTGACCTAGGATGAAGTTGTTATCGGTGCCGAGGCGCAGGTGGTTTACGCGCTGGCCCGGCACGTACACGTTGTAGCCGCGCAGGTCGCTGGCCGTTACGGGCACCTCATCGATGCCGGAGGCGGAAAGCGTGCTGGGTACCAGCTTCAGAAACTCGCCCGTTTCCTCGTCCCGCTCGCCCTCAATCAGCCCCAGCACCTGGTTGAAGGACGTGAACGTGAGGTGCGAGTAGCCCCAGCTTTTGTTTAGGCCCACGTAGCCGCTGCCGTCGATTTCGCGGAAGGCCGAGTTGTACACCGGGCCGTCGTAGCGGTTGCGGTAGGGGGCGGCGCGCTTGCTGGTGCCGCGCACCATCCAGTTCAGGCCGTTGCGGTTACCGGCCGTCATCAGGGAGTAACCCTGTTGGCGGTTGTTGGTTTGGTAGTTGGCCATCAGCGAGCCGATGACGCGGCCTTCCTCCACCGGATCGGGGGCTACAAAGTTTACCACGCCGGCCATGCCATCGGAGCCGTAGAGCAACGAGCCCGGGCCTTTGATGATTTCGGCCCGATCAATCGAGTACTCATCCAACTCGATGCCGTGCTCATCGCCCCACTGCTGCCCCTCCTGCTTGGCGCCGTTGTTGAGCGTGATGACGCGGTTGGCGCTCAGGCCCCGGATTACGGGCTTGCTGATGGCCGCGCCGGTGGTTATCTGGTTGACGCCGGGCGTGCGCGCAATGGCATCGATGATATTGGTGCTGGCGTGCTGATCGAGCTCCGTGCGGTCGAGCACGGTAGTGGGCACCGGCGAGCGGCGCAGCTCGGTAGAGGCCGATACGCCCGTGATTACCACCTGCCCGATTTCGGTTACGGCCGGGCTCAGGGCCAGCTCCAGCGGTTGGCCGTTGCCGGTATCCACGGTGCGCACCAGCGTGCCGTAACCTAGGGAGCGTACCTGCACCAGAAAGCGCCCCCGCGGCAGGTTGCCGAAGCTGAAACGCCCATCGGCATCGGCCACGGTGCTTTGCTTGAGGTCGGGAAACACCACCACGGCGCCGGGCAGCGGCTGTTGGGTGGCGGCATCGAGCACGCGGCCCACCACGGCGGCCGTGGCCGGGGCGGCGGTGCCGGGCCGGCGGGCGGTGGGCGTTTGGGCCTGAGCCGCGGCCGCAAGGAGCAGCGTTGCGGCCAGCAGTAAACGAGACATACGGAAAGCTAAACAAACGGGGAGGTGGCGAATGAACGAAGATCCGGCCACGAGGATGCACTCCGCAAAAAAGAAAACACCGGCCAAAAGCCGGTGTTTTCTCCCCTATTTCTCCATAACCAAACCAAATGGAGAGAAACAGACGAGTTCCTGAAAACCCGCCAGAGCTAATGCTCCTGAACGAAGAGCCGCAGCGGGCCGCGGCAGTTGCCAGGAGGCAGTTTTTTCTTTTTGGAAGTGGCAATAACGCAATGCGCGGCTTATTACCAAGGTCGGCTATTGGTTATTGGCTGCCGGCCGCTGATTTCCTAGTCAGGAATAGAGTAGTGGCCGACTAGCAGCTAGCAGCCAATAGCTAATAGCTAACCGGTTATTGCACCGTTACCGGGAAGGTCACCTCGGCGTCGGTCGAGCCTAGGTCGGCCTGGCCGTTTTTGTTGCCAGGCTGGTGGCGCAGCACAATTTTGAGCGTGCCGGTAGCCGCCGCGGTGGTTTGCACGCGCGTAGCCAGGCCTACTTCCAGGTTGTTCTTGTCGCGGTCGGTGCGGGTCACGGTAAGCAGGTTGGCCGGAGCGGCGGTGTACACCACCAGGTGCTCGTCGTTCTCGGCCTGCACTTCGGTGGTAATGTTGCTGGCAGGGTTCTTCGATTCGTCGAGGAAGGTTACCGCGCCGGTGTAGGTGGTGTTGGGCGCGAGGCGCAGCGAGCCGATGGTGGGCGCGTTGCCGCCGGCACCGTCGAGGTCTTTCCACTCCACCGTAACGGCCTGGCCGCCTGTGCTGGGCGTAAGGGTGTAGCGCACGGTAGTAATCAGCTCGTTCTCGTCGTCGGGCTCGGGGTCTTTGTCGTCGCCGCAGCTGGCGAGCAGCAGGGGAGTGGCCAACAGAACAGCGGCGAGGTAGGGGCGGAAGAGTGTGGTCTTCATGGTGGTGAAAAATGAAAAAGGGTTGAAAAGGCTATGGGAAGGTTACTTGGCCGAAGCGCGGCGGCCGAAGTTGATCGGCGCTTGCAGCCGCAGCGTAACGTTTCGGCCCATGTCGTCGGCGAAGTAGCGGAAGCGGTTCAGGTACTCGCGGTACCGTTCGTTCAGCAGGTTGGTGCCCGCCAGGCTTAGCTGCACCGGCACGCCGCCTAGGCGCACGGTAGCCCCCACTTCGGCGCTCAGCAGGCCGTAGCCATCGGGGGCGGGGAGGGGGTCGTAGAGGGCACTGGGCACGCGGGTTTGGCGGCGGGTAGCACCTAGGGTTAGCTGCGCAAAGCGTTGGCTGAGGCGGTTGCCGGGGCGGCCGGCCCACTCGCGCCGGGCGGCCAGCTCAAAGCGGTCGGCCGGCGCGTATACCAGGTAATCATCGAGCTGCAGGTTGCGGGCCCGCACCAGCGCCGCTTTGCCGCTGATAAGCCAGCCCGCAGCCGGCGTGTAGCCCAGGGTGGCATCGAGGCCGCGGAACACGGCATCGGTTTGCTGGTAGCGCCACGGCCTGAACACGCCCTGAATGGTGGTAATCGGCTCCCCGATTACCTGGTAGATGTACCCATTGATGCGGTTCTGGTACACCGTCAGCTCGCCGTTCAGGCGCGGGTTGGCGTGCAGCGTAGCCGTCAGGTTTAGGTTGTGGGCCGTTTCGGGTTGCAGCTGGGGTGCCCCGGCTGGGCGCGTTACGTCGTAGCCTTCTTCGTACAGGCCGTTGTGCACGCCTTGCGCATACCGCTCGTTGGGCGCAGGCGCCCGGCGCACCAGCGCGGCATCGGCCCGCAGCGTAAAGTGCGGCGATACCTCGTACACCGCGCCCAGCGAGGCCGAGGGCGTCCAGAACTGAAAACGGCGCCGCTCCACCCCAAAAAACAGGCTCGAATCGGTGGCAAAACCCCGCGTGAGGCGCCGGGTCGTGAGGTCGCGGCGGTCGAGGCGCAAGCCGGCTTCCAGGGTCAGCTGCTCGTGCTGCCACCGCTCAATGGCAAAAGCCCCGCCCACCCAGTTGTTGTAGAACGGAATGAACTGCCGGCTGCCCGGCGCGTAGCGGTTGTGCTGGTACGTGCCGCTCAGGCCCACCGTGCCGCTGAAGTTGCCTAGGTGCGGATGCTCCCAGGCCACATCGGCCGTGGTGGTGTAGTTGAGGTAGCTGAGCTGGGGCAGGTTGCGCCGGCCGGCCGCGCTGCCGCTGCGCACCACATCGTACTCGTCGCGGTAGTCCTGCTGATGCGCCACCGTGGCCGTGAGCTTGCCGCCGTGCCCGGTTTTTACAAAGCCCGAGAGCTTGGCCAAATCGTGGCGCACCTGCTGGTACGGCCTAGCTATGGTGTAGCCGAACGAGCCCAGCCCCACGGGCCGGCCGCGCTCGGTGGCGGTTTGCAAATCGGCGAGGTTGCCCACAATGGCCGCCTGCAAAATACCCGTGCGCGCGTTGAACTGGCTGTAAAACGCCTCCAGGCCGTAGCTATCCTTACGCCAACCTAGGGCAGCGGCAAAGTTTCGCTCGCGGTAGGCGGTGTTCTCGAGCCAGTAATCGGGCGTGCGTGTGTTGCCGGCTTGCTTTAGGGTGCCCTGCACGCGCCAGCTCAGGGCGGGCAGGCGGCGCGCGTTGCCATCAACCGTTGCGGCCACGGCACCCAGGCCGTTGTTGCTGGCGCCCACTAGGTTTAGCTCGGCGCCCACGCCGGCCGAGTCGCGCAGGGGCTTGGGCTGCACCAGCACCACGCCGCCCACGGCATCGGAGCCGTAGCGCACGCCGGCGGCGCCTTTCACCACCGTCAGCTCCGAGGCCACAAACGGGTCGATTTCGGGGCCGTGCTCCTGGCCCCACTGCTGGCCCTCTTGCCGCACGCCGTTGTTCATGATGGCCACGCGGTTGGAGTGCAAGCCGTGGATGATGGGCTTGAACACGCTCGGCCCCGTTTGGATGGCCGACACCCCGGCAATCTTTTGCAGCGCCTCACCTAGGGCTTGCCCCCGCGTGGCTTGCAAGGCTTGCCCCGAAAGCGTACTGGCCGCCTGGGTTTGCGGCTCGGCTACCCGCTCGCCGCGCACCACCGCGCTCCGCAGCCGAATAGCACTCGGGTGCAGGGCAAAGTTGCGCACCGCGGCGGCGCCCACGCGCAGCTCGGCTTCCTCGGTTTCGTAACCCACGAAGCGAACCTGCACCCGGTACGTACCGGCGCATACATGAAAATGAAAGTGGCCTTCCGAATCGGCTTGGGCGGCCTCCTGCGTGGGTAGCAACACTACCGTAGCGCCGGCCAGCCCTTCGCCCGATTCATGGTCCGTTACGCGGCCGGCCAACGGCAGGGTGCACGTGCTTTGGGCGGCAGCCACGCAGGCTACACCCCAGCACAGCCCCGCCCACAGCAGGACCGCCGCAAGGCGGAAAAGCATGAAAAAGAAAAAAGAAACCCGAATACTAAAACGGGGGCGGTGCCGAATGGCAGCTACCAAGCAGGTAACCTAGGGGCACAGCCCACCCTTGCCCGGCTGCTCGGCAGCCTGGGCACTCGTACATCAGGCGCGGGCCGGTGGGCCTCGGAGGTACGCCGCAGCGGGCGTGGTGCTTTGCCACACCGATTGGTACGGCTCG
The sequence above is drawn from the Hymenobacter sp. YIM 151858-1 genome and encodes:
- a CDS encoding TonB-dependent receptor, which translates into the protein MSRLLLAATLLLAAAAQAQTPTARRPGTAAPATAAVVGRVLDAATQQPLPGAVVVFPDLKQSTVADADGRFSFGNLPRGRFLVQVRSLGYGTLVRTVDTGNGQPLELALSPAVTEIGQVVITGVSASTELRRSPVPTTVLDRTELDQHASTNIIDAIARTPGVNQITTGAAISKPVIRGLSANRVITLNNGAKQEGQQWGDEHGIELDEYSIDRAEIIKGPGSLLYGSDGMAGVVNFVAPDPVEEGRVIGSLMANYQTNNRQQGYSLMTAGNRNGLNWMVRGTSKRAAPYRNRYDGPVYNSAFREIDGSGYVGLNKSWGYSHLTFTSFNQVLGLIEGERDEETGEFLKLVPSTLSASGIDEVPVTASDLRGYNVYVPGQRVNHLRLGTDNNFILGQSRLTLNVGWQQNLRREFGEVLAPNEPSLYFQLRTLDYAARYFLPELAGWNTTVGVSGMRQENQNLGEEFLIPAYRLFDGGVFGVTKRTLGKLDLSGGLRYDERHITGDALWLNAFGQPTTPDAPNAEAKFQAFDNTYRNWSGSVGGAFSATEQLVLKANLSRGFRAPNIAELASNGVHEGTTRYEIGDPNLKAETSRQLDLGFSLNTDHVTLSVDAFDNRIRNFIFPRRIGNAAGQDSLLTEDGKEFRVFVYGQGKANLYGGEVSIDLHPHPLDWLHFENSFSMVRARRLGQAEGERWLPFTPADRLQSELRVNFRKVGAISRVANVYARAGVEHNFAQNRIFSAFETETPTPSYTLVNLGAGTDVTNGKGRTVATLMVGVNNLFDVAYQHHLSRLKYTAVNNATGRTGVFNMGRNVSFRLVVPLQFN
- a CDS encoding cation diffusion facilitator family transporter; protein product: MVHHHHSHGPADHHGHHHHHAPANFGKAFGWGIGLNLLFVAAEAAGGWWANSSALLSDAGHNLSDVLSLALAWGATRLGKQPTTKRYTYGLKSASIQAALLNAALLYVALGAILWDTIDHLRHPEPVNAPVVMLLAGLGIIINGFTAWLFSRGHQGDANIRGAYLHMLTDALVSMGVVVGGALVYYTGWLWLDPAISFIILGVVAVGSWGLLRETVQLSLQAVPHGIDPVAVRQFLLAQPGVTDVHDLHIWPLSTSDTALTAHLVRPSGTDSQFLHHLQHQLQDEFNIGHITVQIEPGACTHASCDA
- a CDS encoding TonB-dependent receptor, whose translation is MLFRLAAVLLWAGLCWGVACVAAAQSTCTLPLAGRVTDHESGEGLAGATVVLLPTQEAAQADSEGHFHFHVCAGTYRVQVRFVGYETEEAELRVGAAAVRNFALHPSAIRLRSAVVRGERVAEPQTQAASTLSGQALQATRGQALGEALQKIAGVSAIQTGPSVFKPIIHGLHSNRVAIMNNGVRQEGQQWGQEHGPEIDPFVASELTVVKGAAGVRYGSDAVGGVVLVQPKPLRDSAGVGAELNLVGASNNGLGAVAATVDGNARRLPALSWRVQGTLKQAGNTRTPDYWLENTAYRERNFAAALGWRKDSYGLEAFYSQFNARTGILQAAIVGNLADLQTATERGRPVGLGSFGYTIARPYQQVRHDLAKLSGFVKTGHGGKLTATVAHQQDYRDEYDVVRSGSAAGRRNLPQLSYLNYTTTADVAWEHPHLGNFSGTVGLSGTYQHNRYAPGSRQFIPFYNNWVGGAFAIERWQHEQLTLEAGLRLDRRDLTTRRLTRGFATDSSLFFGVERRRFQFWTPSASLGAVYEVSPHFTLRADAALVRRAPAPNERYAQGVHNGLYEEGYDVTRPAGAPQLQPETAHNLNLTATLHANPRLNGELTVYQNRINGYIYQVIGEPITTIQGVFRPWRYQQTDAVFRGLDATLGYTPAAGWLISGKAALVRARNLQLDDYLVYAPADRFELAARREWAGRPGNRLSQRFAQLTLGATRRQTRVPSALYDPLPAPDGYGLLSAEVGATVRLGGVPVQLSLAGTNLLNERYREYLNRFRYFADDMGRNVTLRLQAPINFGRRASAK